Proteins from one Escherichia coli genomic window:
- the metQ gene encoding methionine ABC transporter substrate-binding lipoprotein MetQ — protein MAFKFKTFAAVGALIGSLALVGCGQDEKDPNHIKVGVIVGAEQQVAEVAQKVAKDKYGLDVELVTFNDYVLPNEALSKGDIDANAFQHKPYLDQQLKDRGYKLVAVGNTFVYPIAGYSKKIKSLDELQDGSQVAVPNDPTNLGRSLLLLQKVGLIKLKDGVGLLPTVLDVVENPKNLKIVELEAPQLPRSLDDAQIALAVINTTYASQIGLTPAKDGIFVEDKESPYVNLIVTREDNKDAENVKKFVQAYQSDEVYEAANKVFNGGAVKGW, from the coding sequence ATGGCGTTCAAATTCAAAACCTTTGCGGCAGTGGGAGCCCTGATTGGATCACTGGCACTGGTAGGCTGCGGTCAGGATGAAAAAGATCCAAACCACATTAAAGTCGGCGTGATTGTTGGTGCCGAACAGCAGGTTGCAGAAGTCGCGCAGAAAGTCGCGAAAGACAAATATGGCCTGGACGTTGAGCTGGTCACCTTCAACGACTATGTTCTGCCAAACGAAGCATTGAGCAAAGGCGATATCGACGCCAACGCCTTCCAGCATAAACCGTACCTTGATCAGCAACTGAAAGATCGTGGCTACAAACTGGTCGCAGTAGGCAACACGTTTGTGTATCCGATTGCCGGTTACTCCAAGAAAATCAAATCGCTGGATGAACTGCAGGATGGTTCGCAGGTTGCCGTGCCAAACGACCCGACTAACCTTGGTCGTTCACTGCTGCTGCTGCAAAAAGTGGGCTTGATCAAACTGAAAGATGGCGTTGGCCTGTTGCCAACAGTTCTTGATGTTGTTGAGAACCCAAAAAACCTGAAAATTGTTGAGCTGGAAGCACCGCAGCTGCCGCGCTCTCTGGACGATGCGCAAATCGCTCTGGCGGTTATCAACACCACCTATGCCAGCCAGATTGGCCTGACTCCGGCGAAAGACGGTATCTTTGTCGAAGATAAAGAGTCTCCGTACGTAAACCTGATCGTGACGCGTGAAGATAATAAAGACGCAGAGAACGTGAAGAAATTCGTCCAGGCTTATCAGTCTGACGAAGTTTACGAAGCAGCGAACAAAGTGTTTAACGGTGGCGCTGTTAAAGGCTGGTAA
- the dkgB gene encoding 2,5-didehydrogluconate reductase DkgB, with protein MAIPAFGLGTFRLKDDVVISSVKTALELGYRAIDTAQIYDNEAAVGQAIAESGVPRNELYITTKIWIENLSKDKLIPSLKESLQKLRTDYVDLALIHWPSPNDEVSVEEFMQALLEAKKQGLTCEIGISNFTIPLMEKAIAAVGAENIATNQIELSPYLQNRKVVDWAKQHGIHITSYMTLAYGKALKNEVIARIAAKHNATPAQVILAWAMGEGYSVIPSSTRRENLESNLKAQNLQLDAEDKKAIAALDCNDRLVSPVGLAPEWD; from the coding sequence ATGGCTATCCCTGCATTTGGTTTAGGTACTTTTCGTCTGAAAGACGACGTTGTTATTTCATCTGTGAAAACGGCGCTTGAACTTGGTTATCGCGCAATTGATACCGCACAAATCTATGATAACGAAGCCGCAGTAGGTCAGGCGATTGCAGAAAGTGGCGTGCCACGTAATGAACTCTACATCACCACTAAAATCTGGATTGAAAATCTCAGCAAAGACAAACTGATCCCGAGTCTGAAAGAGAGTCTGCAAAAATTGCGTACCGATTATGTTGATCTGGCGCTAATTCACTGGCCGTCACCAAACGATGAAGTCTCTGTTGAAGAGTTTATGCAGGCGCTGCTGGAAGCCAAAAAACAAGGTCTGACGTGTGAGATCGGTATTTCCAACTTCACGATCCCATTGATGGAAAAAGCGATTGCTGCTGTTGGTGCTGAAAACATCGCTACTAACCAGATTGAACTCTCTCCTTATCTGCAAAACCGTAAAGTGGTTGATTGGGCTAAACAGCACGGCATCCATATTACTTCCTATATGACGCTGGCTTATGGTAAGGCACTGAAAAATGAGGTTATTGCTCGTATCGCAGCTAAACACAATGCGACTCCGGCACAAGTGATTCTGGCGTGGGCTATGGGGGAAGGTTACTCGGTAATTCCTTCTTCTACTAGACGTGAAAACCTGGAGAGTAATCTTAAGGCACAAAATTTACAGCTTGATGCCGAAGATAAAAAAGCGATCGCCGCACTGGATTGCAACGACCGCCTGGTTAGCCCGGTAGGTCTGGCTCCTGAATGGGATTAA
- the yafD gene encoding endonuclease/exonuclease/phosphatase family protein, producing the protein MRKNTYAMRYVAGQPAERILPPGSFASIGQALPPGEPLSTEERIRILVWNIYKQQRAEWLSVLKNYGKDAHLVLLQEAQTTPELVQFATANYLAADQVPAFVLPQHPSGVMTLSAAHPVYCCPLREREPILRLAKSALVTVYPLPDTRLLMVVNIHAVNFSLGVDVYSKQLLPIGDQIAHHSGPVIMAGDFNAWSRRRMNALYRFAREMSLRQVRFTDDQRRRAFGRPLDFVFYRGLNVSEASVLVTRASDHNPLLVEFSPGKPDK; encoded by the coding sequence GTGCGAAAAAACACCTATGCCATGCGCTATGTTGCCGGACAACCTGCGGAAAGGATCTTACCGCCGGGGTCTTTTGCGAGCATCGGCCAGGCATTACCACCTGGAGAACCGTTAAGTACCGAAGAGCGTATTCGGATCCTGGTGTGGAACATATACAAACAGCAACGCGCTGAATGGTTGTCGGTATTAAAGAACTACGGCAAAGATGCACATCTGGTGTTATTGCAGGAAGCGCAGACAACGCCAGAGTTAGTACAGTTTGCGACCGCTAACTATCTTGCCGCCGATCAGGTACCCGCTTTCGTGCTGCCACAACATCCTTCCGGTGTAATGACCCTTTCGGCGGCGCATCCAGTGTATTGCTGCCCGTTACGTGAACGAGAACCTATTTTGCGTCTGGCGAAGTCGGCACTGGTGACGGTCTATCCATTACCTGACACCCGCCTGTTGATGGTGGTTAATATACACGCCGTCAACTTCAGTCTGGGCGTGGATGTCTATAGTAAGCAGTTACTTCCTATTGGTGATCAGATAGCTCACCACAGTGGCCCGGTCATTATGGCGGGAGATTTCAATGCCTGGAGCCGTAGAAGGATGAACGCGTTATATCGCTTTGCGCGGGAAATGTCGCTGCGCCAGGTGCGTTTTACCGACGATCAGCGCCGTCGGGCGTTTGGTCGCCCGCTCGATTTTGTTTTCTACCGTGGTCTGAACGTCAGCGAAGCTTCTGTATTGGTTACGCGCGCTTCCGATCACAATCCGCTACTCGTTGAATTCAGTCCCGGCAAGCCTGATAAATAA
- the metN gene encoding methionine ABC transporter ATP-binding protein MetN, which translates to MIKLSNITKVFHQGTRTIQALNNVSLHVPAGQIYGVIGASGAGKSTLIRCVNLLERPTEGSVLVDGQELTTLSESELTKARRQIGMIFQHFNLLSSRTVFGNVALPLELDNTPKDEIKRRVTELLSLVGLGDKHDSYPSNLSGGQKQRVAIARALASNPKVLLCDEATSALDPATTRSILELLKDINRRLGLTILLITHEMDVVKRICDCVAVISNGELIEQDTVSEVFSHPKTPLAQKFIQSTLHLDIPEDYQERLQAEPFADCVPMLRLEFTGQSVDAPLLSETARRFNVNNNIISAQMDYAGGVKFGIMLTEMHGTQQDTQAAIAWLQEHHVKVEVLGYV; encoded by the coding sequence ATGATAAAACTTTCGAATATCACCAAAGTGTTCCACCAGGGCACCCGCACCATCCAGGCGTTGAACAACGTCAGCCTGCATGTGCCAGCTGGACAAATTTATGGCGTTATCGGTGCCTCAGGCGCGGGTAAAAGTACGCTTATCCGTTGTGTAAACCTGCTGGAGCGCCCAACCGAGGGTAGCGTGCTGGTCGATGGTCAGGAACTGACCACGCTGTCAGAATCCGAGTTGACCAAAGCTCGCCGCCAGATTGGTATGATTTTCCAGCATTTTAACCTGCTCTCTTCGCGCACTGTTTTTGGCAACGTGGCACTGCCGCTGGAGCTGGACAACACGCCGAAAGACGAGATTAAACGTCGCGTGACAGAATTACTGTCATTGGTTGGTCTTGGCGATAAGCATGATAGTTACCCGTCTAACCTTTCCGGTGGGCAGAAACAACGTGTGGCGATTGCCCGTGCGTTAGCCAGCAATCCCAAAGTATTGCTGTGTGATGAGGCCACCAGCGCGCTGGACCCGGCAACAACACGTTCTATTCTCGAACTGCTGAAAGACATCAATCGTCGTCTGGGTTTGACGATTCTGTTGATCACCCACGAAATGGACGTTGTGAAGCGCATTTGTGATTGCGTGGCGGTGATCAGTAATGGCGAGTTGATCGAGCAGGACACGGTAAGTGAAGTGTTCTCGCATCCGAAAACGCCGCTAGCGCAGAAGTTTATTCAGTCGACCCTGCATCTGGATATCCCGGAAGACTATCAGGAACGACTGCAAGCGGAACCATTCGCTGACTGCGTGCCGATGCTGCGTCTGGAGTTTACCGGTCAATCGGTCGATGCCCCGCTGCTTTCTGAAACCGCGCGTCGTTTCAACGTCAATAACAACATTATTAGCGCGCAGATGGATTACGCCGGTGGCGTTAAGTTCGGCATCATGCTGACTGAAATGCACGGCACACAACAAGATACGCAAGCCGCCATTGCCTGGCTGCAGGAACACCATGTAAAAGTAGAGGTACTGGGTTATGTCTGA
- the gmhB gene encoding D-glycero-beta-D-manno-heptose 1,7-bisphosphate 7-phosphatase, with amino-acid sequence MAKSVPAIFLDRDGTINVDHGYVHEIDNFEFIDGVIDAMRELKKMGFALVVVTNQSGIARGKFTEAQFETLTEWMDWSLADRDVDLDGIYYCPHHPQGSVEEFRQVCDCRKPHPGMLLSARDYLHIDMAASYMVGDKLEDMQAAAAANVGTKVLVRTGKPITPEAENAADWVLNSLADLPQAIKKQQKPA; translated from the coding sequence GTGGCGAAGAGCGTACCCGCAATTTTTCTTGACCGTGATGGCACCATTAATGTCGATCACGGCTATGTCCATGAGATCGACAACTTTGAATTTATCGACGGTGTTATTGACGCCATGCGCGAGCTAAAAAAAATGGGCTTTGCGCTGGTGGTAGTAACCAACCAGTCTGGCATTGCTCGCGGTAAATTTACTGAAGCACAGTTTGAAACGCTGACCGAGTGGATGGACTGGTCGCTGGCGGACCGCGATGTCGATCTGGATGGCATCTATTATTGCCCGCATCATCCGCAGGGTAGTGTTGAAGAGTTTCGTCAGGTCTGCGATTGCCGCAAACCACATCCGGGGATGCTTTTGTCAGCACGCGATTATTTACATATTGATATGGCTGCTTCTTATATGGTGGGCGATAAATTAGAAGATATGCAGGCAGCGGCTGCGGCGAACGTGGGAACAAAAGTGCTGGTGCGTACGGGAAAACCTATTACGCCTGAAGCAGAAAACGCGGCGGATTGGGTGTTAAATAGCCTGGCAGACCTGCCGCAAGCGATAAAAAAGCAGCAAAAACCGGCGTAA
- the metI gene encoding methionine ABC transporter permease MetI produces the protein MSEPMMWLLVRGVWETLAMTFVSGFFGFVIGLPVGVLLYVTRPGQIIANAKLYRTVSAIVNIFRSIPFIILLVWMIPFTRVIVGTSIGLQAAIVPLTVGAAPFIARMVENALLEIPTGLIEASRAMGATPMQIVRKVLLPEALPGLVNAATITLITLVGYSAMGGAVGAGGLGQIGYQYGYIGYNATVMNTVLVLLVILVYLIQFAGDRIVRAVTRK, from the coding sequence ATGTCTGAGCCGATGATGTGGCTGCTGGTTCGTGGCGTATGGGAAACGCTGGCAATGACCTTCGTATCCGGTTTTTTTGGTTTTGTGATTGGCCTGCCGGTTGGCGTCCTGCTTTATGTCACGCGTCCGGGGCAAATTATTGCTAACGCGAAGCTGTATCGTACCGTTTCTGCGATTGTGAACATTTTCCGATCCATCCCGTTCATTATCTTGCTGGTATGGATGATTCCGTTTACTCGCGTTATTGTCGGTACATCGATTGGTTTGCAAGCAGCGATTGTTCCGCTGACAGTTGGTGCAGCACCGTTTATTGCCCGTATGGTCGAGAACGCTCTGCTGGAGATCCCAACCGGGTTAATTGAAGCTTCCCGCGCAATGGGTGCCACGCCAATGCAGATCGTCCGTAAAGTGCTGTTACCGGAGGCGTTGCCAGGTCTGGTGAATGCGGCAACTATCACCCTGATTACCCTGGTTGGTTATTCCGCAATGGGTGGCGCAGTCGGTGCCGGTGGTTTAGGTCAGATTGGCTATCAGTATGGCTACATCGGCTACAACGCGACGGTGATGAATACGGTACTGGTATTGCTGGTCATTCTGGTTTATTTAATTCAGTTCGCAGGCGACCGCATCGTCCGGGCTGTCACTCGCAAATAA
- the yafC gene encoding DNA-binding transcriptional regulator YafC: MKATSEELAIFVSVVESGSFSRAAEQLGQANSAVSRAVKKLEMKLGVSLLNRTTRQLSLTEEGERYFRRVQSILQEMAAAESEIMETRNTPRGLLRIDAATPVVLHFLMPLIKPFRERYPEVTLSLVSSETIINLIERKVDVAIRAGTLTDSSLRARPLFNSYRKIIASPDYISRYGKPETIDDLKQHICLGFTEPASLNTWPIACSDGQLHEVKYGLSSNSGETLKQLCLSGNGIACLSDYMIDKEIVRGELVELMADKVLPVEMPFSAVYYSDRAVSTRIRAFIDFLSEHVKTAPGGAVREA; the protein is encoded by the coding sequence ATGAAAGCCACGTCGGAAGAACTCGCCATTTTTGTTTCGGTCGTCGAAAGCGGCAGCTTTAGCCGGGCAGCGGAACAATTAGGGCAAGCAAACTCAGCGGTAAGCCGGGCGGTGAAAAAGCTGGAGATGAAACTTGGCGTTAGCCTGCTTAATCGGACCACGCGGCAACTTAGCCTGACGGAAGAAGGCGAGCGTTATTTTCGTCGCGTACAGTCAATTTTGCAGGAGATGGCAGCGGCAGAATCAGAAATTATGGAGACGCGTAATACACCGCGTGGACTGTTACGCATCGATGCCGCAACTCCAGTGGTGCTGCACTTTCTGATGCCGTTAATTAAGCCTTTCCGTGAACGCTATCCGGAAGTTACTTTATCGCTAGTCTCCTCCGAAACGATTATTAATTTGATCGAAAGAAAAGTGGATGTCGCGATACGCGCCGGTACGTTAACGGATTCCAGCTTACGTGCCAGGCCGTTATTTAACAGTTATCGAAAAATTATCGCCTCCCCCGATTATATTTCCCGCTACGGGAAGCCAGAAACGATCGACGATTTAAAGCAACATATTTGCCTGGGATTCACTGAACCCGCTTCCCTCAATACCTGGCCGATAGCCTGTAGCGATGGACAATTACATGAGGTGAAGTATGGTTTGTCATCCAATAGTGGGGAAACACTGAAACAGCTTTGCCTGAGTGGCAACGGGATTGCGTGTTTGTCCGACTACATGATCGACAAAGAAATCGTTCGCGGAGAATTGGTGGAGTTAATGGCAGATAAAGTGTTGCCAGTGGAAATGCCATTCAGTGCAGTCTATTACAGCGACCGTGCGGTAAGTACGCGCATCCGGGCTTTTATCGATTTCCTTAGCGAGCATGTAAAAACAGCTCCCGGAGGAGCTGTCAGAGAGGCTTAA